Proteins from one Natrinema salinisoli genomic window:
- a CDS encoding undecaprenyl-diphosphate phosphatase, with the protein MTRAEFVVAILAGIVQGIVEWLPVSSQGNLALFLTVVGTDPAVAVQLALFLQVGTTLSAAVYFRDDITTALRAVPGWRPASAYAGENAIASYVVVASTMTGLVGIPLYVYAVDLAGQLTGGVFIAAIGVLLVLTGVLQLASESVSMAFREAPTLLDSVLVGAVQGVAILPGISRSGVTTSALLFRSYDPPAAFRLSFLLSIPASLGAAALTVAGAGGLPGIDPGPAVVALSFSAIVGYLTIDALMRVVDRVPFWVVCFGLGGLAIVGGGIVSLLV; encoded by the coding sequence GTGACCCGCGCGGAATTCGTCGTCGCGATACTCGCCGGAATCGTCCAGGGGATCGTCGAATGGTTGCCCGTCTCGAGTCAGGGCAATCTGGCGCTGTTCCTGACGGTCGTCGGTACCGACCCCGCAGTCGCGGTGCAACTGGCGCTGTTCTTGCAGGTCGGCACGACGCTCTCGGCGGCGGTCTACTTCCGCGACGACATTACCACGGCCCTTCGCGCGGTGCCCGGCTGGCGACCCGCCAGCGCGTACGCCGGTGAGAACGCGATCGCGTCGTACGTCGTCGTCGCCTCGACGATGACCGGCCTCGTGGGGATCCCGCTGTACGTATACGCGGTCGACCTCGCCGGGCAGCTCACCGGCGGCGTCTTCATCGCGGCCATCGGCGTCCTGCTGGTCCTGACGGGAGTCCTCCAGCTCGCCTCCGAGTCGGTCTCGATGGCGTTTCGCGAGGCGCCGACCCTGCTAGACTCGGTTCTGGTCGGTGCCGTACAGGGCGTCGCGATCTTGCCCGGAATCTCCCGGTCGGGAGTGACGACGAGCGCGCTGCTGTTTCGCAGCTACGACCCGCCCGCGGCCTTTCGGCTTTCCTTCCTGCTGTCGATCCCGGCGAGTCTCGGTGCGGCCGCGCTCACCGTCGCAGGTGCCGGCGGTCTCCCCGGGATTGATCCTGGCCCCGCGGTGGTGGCACTGAGTTTCAGCGCTATCGTCGGCTACCTCACCATCGACGCCCTCATGCGCGTCGTGGATCGCGTCCCGTTCTGGGTCGTCTGTTTCGGTCTCGGCGGACTCGCGATCGTCGGTGGGGGAATCGTTTCTCTCCTTGTGTGA
- a CDS encoding sugar phosphate nucleotidyltransferase has product MPIRSAVVLAAGEGARLRPLTKHRPKPMLPAATKPILEHVFDALVDAGITEITVVVGYGRTHVQSHFGSTYRDAALEYVVQEKQLGSGHALLAAEPDVSEPRLVLNGDQLVAQRIVEDVLAAYDDGDDAIATLGLIRHEDVDEYGGVICDDDGYVTEIVEHPSDDRTYQLNAGVYVFEPELFEYLRVPDPQLNEYSLTDGIANAIAAGETVRGVTSDGVWIDATYPWDLLTVSAALLERVDGVESTVSPDARIHESATIVEPVVISADCVVGPGSVVGPNAVLGDNVTVGANAIVEHSVIDADTRVGSGATLVDCVTGRNVRVGTGSTVVGGPGDVRVGNRVHENERLGALLADRVRDGGGVTYAPGTIVGSDAVLHAGATVRGTIDHETEVQ; this is encoded by the coding sequence ATGCCTATTCGTTCTGCGGTGGTTCTCGCGGCGGGTGAGGGTGCCCGTCTGCGGCCGCTGACGAAGCATCGGCCCAAGCCGATGCTTCCCGCGGCCACCAAACCCATTCTCGAGCACGTTTTCGATGCGCTCGTCGACGCCGGAATCACGGAGATCACCGTCGTCGTCGGCTACGGTCGGACCCATGTCCAGTCTCATTTCGGATCGACGTATCGCGACGCCGCCCTCGAGTACGTCGTGCAGGAGAAACAACTCGGGAGCGGTCACGCCCTGCTGGCGGCCGAACCGGACGTCTCGGAGCCGCGACTCGTTCTCAACGGTGATCAGCTCGTGGCCCAGCGGATCGTCGAGGACGTGCTCGCTGCCTACGACGACGGCGACGACGCGATCGCGACGCTCGGGCTCATTCGCCACGAGGACGTCGACGAGTACGGCGGCGTAATCTGTGACGACGACGGTTACGTCACGGAGATCGTCGAACACCCCAGCGACGACCGCACCTACCAGCTCAACGCGGGCGTCTACGTGTTCGAGCCGGAGCTGTTCGAGTATCTCCGGGTGCCGGACCCACAGCTGAACGAGTACTCGCTCACCGACGGGATCGCGAACGCGATCGCCGCCGGGGAAACCGTCCGGGGCGTTACGTCCGACGGCGTCTGGATCGATGCGACCTATCCGTGGGACCTGCTCACCGTCTCAGCGGCGCTTCTCGAGCGAGTCGACGGCGTCGAGAGTACGGTGTCGCCGGACGCTCGAATTCACGAGTCGGCGACGATCGTCGAACCGGTCGTGATTTCGGCCGATTGCGTCGTCGGTCCCGGATCCGTCGTCGGACCGAACGCCGTACTCGGTGACAACGTGACGGTCGGGGCGAACGCGATCGTCGAACACAGCGTCATCGACGCCGACACGCGCGTCGGTTCGGGGGCGACGCTCGTCGACTGTGTCACCGGGCGCAACGTCCGGGTCGGCACCGGCTCGACCGTCGTCGGCGGACCGGGTGACGTTCGCGTCGGTAATCGCGTTCACGAGAACGAGCGACTGGGCGCGTTGCTCGCGGATCGCGTCCGCGACGGCGGTGGCGTCACCTACGCGCCGGGCACGATCGTCGGCTCCGATGCCGTCCTCCACGCGGGGGCGACCGTTCGCGGGACGATCGACCACGAAACGGAGGTGCAGTAA
- a CDS encoding NAD(P)H-hydrate dehydratase yields MITGERMAAVDENAAALGVPRKQLMESSGHAVAREIRAIADPGARVVVVAGRGNNGGDAFVAARFLDEYDVTTLLLGRAELIGTEIARENWKALEKADYDTRAVTDSSGFDLPEADVVVDAMLGTGISGELREPAATASAAINETDATVVAVDVPSGFDADAGDHADNGVEADHVVTFHDAKPGLEALDAAVTVADIGIPAAAERFVGPGDVRLARPDNREGRPYIIGGGPYTGAPALAAQAALRAGAELSFVAAPDSVAGEIQGYSEDLIVQSYDSELLTPEVADDLLETAERYDNVVVIGPGIGTADETLEAVQQFFESYTGRAVVDADALEVVPELETDATLVCTPNRGELARMGGPDTDDLAAAADEIEAFAAELGHVVLAKGAADVVTDGERTRISRSGTVGMKVGGTGDTLAGLVAALLESAEPLDAAAAAAHVNGLAGERLAEGDEHGFLASDMLDELPAALWGDSDE; encoded by the coding sequence ATGATTACAGGCGAGCGAATGGCCGCCGTCGACGAAAACGCCGCGGCGCTGGGCGTACCGCGAAAGCAGTTGATGGAGTCGAGCGGGCACGCAGTCGCCCGCGAGATCCGAGCAATCGCCGACCCGGGCGCTCGCGTCGTCGTCGTCGCCGGCCGCGGCAACAACGGCGGCGACGCCTTCGTGGCCGCTCGCTTCCTGGACGAGTACGACGTCACGACCCTGTTGCTCGGCCGCGCGGAGCTGATCGGGACCGAGATCGCCCGCGAGAACTGGAAGGCCCTCGAGAAAGCCGACTACGACACGCGAGCGGTGACCGACTCGAGCGGGTTCGATCTCCCGGAGGCGGACGTCGTCGTCGACGCGATGCTCGGGACCGGAATCAGCGGCGAGCTTCGGGAGCCTGCAGCGACCGCGTCCGCAGCGATCAACGAGACCGACGCGACGGTCGTCGCGGTCGACGTCCCGTCAGGTTTCGACGCCGACGCGGGCGACCACGCGGACAACGGCGTCGAAGCCGATCACGTGGTCACGTTCCACGACGCGAAGCCGGGGCTCGAGGCCCTCGACGCCGCGGTTACCGTCGCGGACATCGGCATCCCGGCCGCGGCGGAGCGGTTCGTCGGCCCCGGCGACGTTCGCCTCGCTCGCCCCGACAACCGCGAGGGACGGCCCTACATCATCGGCGGCGGACCCTACACCGGTGCGCCGGCGCTCGCTGCCCAGGCCGCGCTGCGGGCCGGCGCGGAGCTCTCCTTCGTCGCGGCGCCCGACTCCGTCGCCGGCGAGATTCAGGGCTACAGCGAGGACCTCATCGTCCAGTCCTACGACAGCGAACTGCTCACACCCGAGGTAGCCGACGACCTGCTCGAGACGGCCGAGCGATACGACAACGTCGTCGTTATCGGTCCCGGTATCGGCACCGCCGACGAGACGCTCGAGGCCGTCCAGCAGTTCTTCGAGTCCTATACCGGCCGGGCGGTCGTCGACGCGGACGCGCTCGAGGTCGTGCCGGAACTCGAGACGGACGCGACGCTGGTCTGTACGCCCAACCGAGGCGAACTAGCGAGGATGGGCGGTCCGGACACGGACGACCTGGCCGCGGCGGCCGACGAAATCGAGGCGTTCGCGGCCGAGTTAGGACACGTCGTCCTCGCGAAGGGTGCCGCCGACGTCGTCACTGACGGCGAGCGAACCCGAATCAGCCGATCCGGCACCGTCGGGATGAAAGTCGGCGGGACCGGCGACACGCTCGCGGGCCTCGTTGCCGCGTTGCTCGAGAGTGCCGAGCCGCTCGACGCGGCCGCCGCGGCCGCACACGTCAACGGCCTCGCGGGCGAGCGGCTGGCCGAGGGGGACGAGCACGGCTTCCTCGCGTCCGATATGTTGGACGAACTCCCCGCGGCCCTGTGGGGTGATTCGGATGAGTGA
- a CDS encoding winged helix-turn-helix domain-containing protein — protein sequence MAQTEDAKAYADDTTITDILGDHPRAKILTVLLSEAPNDINITDIARLAGLERKTVYSHLDPLLAYGIVEKSRMVGNSTMYRINTDNEAAKALGKLDRELMQILAAKEDAGELDEEGTPIVTES from the coding sequence ATGGCACAGACGGAGGACGCAAAAGCATACGCTGACGACACTACAATCACAGATATCCTCGGGGACCACCCACGAGCCAAGATTCTGACTGTGCTACTCTCCGAAGCGCCAAACGACATCAATATCACGGACATCGCACGGCTGGCCGGCCTCGAGCGAAAAACGGTCTACTCGCACCTTGACCCATTGCTTGCCTACGGGATCGTCGAAAAGTCACGGATGGTCGGTAACAGTACGATGTACCGAATCAACACGGACAACGAGGCCGCAAAGGCTCTCGGCAAGCTCGACCGCGAATTGATGCAGATCCTTGCCGCCAAGGAGGACGCTGGTGAACTTGATGAAGAAGGAACACCGATTGTCACCGAAAGCTAA
- the glmS gene encoding glutamine--fructose-6-phosphate transaminase (isomerizing) — protein sequence MCGIIGYVGSAGGDDAVDVVLDGLSALEYRGYDSAGLAVPTPSMTVSKAAGELSALEAVVSRRELAGETTGIGHTRWSTHGAPSDANAHPHCDERERVAVVHNGIIENYQRLRDDLADAGVEFRSETDTEVVPHLIGRYLDRGADQEEAFQLAIDQLEGSYAIAAVFEGSETVYAARQDSPLVVGLGETGTYLASDVPAFVEHTDRVCYLEDGDFARLSSDGVAVTDADGHPVDRPTETVAWDPEDAEKSGYDHYMLKEIHEQPTSLRQCLRGRIDELEGTVRLEELDDLDHTGPIQFVACGTSYHAAMFGAERLRTAGVSAQAFLASEYASDRVPVDESTLVIGVTQSGETADTLRALREADRAGATTLAVTNTVGSSAARECDHVLYIRAGPEIGVAATKTFASQQLALALLAFDLGADPTRAELEALRDIPGQVQTVLETTNARSVAEAFVDADAYFFIGRGYHYPVALEGALKMKEITYRHAEGFAAGELKHGPLALVTENTLVFAIATGDGETARKTIGNVKEVEARDAPVVAITDGESDATRYADHVLEIPAIDDLGASVLANVQLQLVAYWVANLLGRSIDKPRNLAKSVTVE from the coding sequence GTGTGTGGAATCATCGGCTACGTCGGTTCTGCTGGCGGGGACGACGCCGTCGACGTCGTCCTCGACGGGCTGTCGGCACTCGAGTACCGCGGCTACGACTCCGCCGGCCTGGCCGTCCCGACGCCGTCGATGACGGTCTCCAAGGCCGCTGGCGAGCTGTCGGCCCTCGAGGCAGTCGTCTCACGCCGGGAGCTCGCGGGCGAAACGACCGGGATCGGCCACACGCGCTGGAGCACGCACGGCGCGCCGTCCGACGCCAACGCCCACCCTCACTGCGACGAACGGGAGCGGGTCGCCGTCGTTCACAACGGAATTATCGAGAACTACCAGCGGCTACGCGACGATCTCGCTGACGCCGGTGTCGAGTTTCGAAGCGAGACCGACACCGAGGTCGTCCCGCACCTGATCGGCCGTTATCTCGACCGCGGTGCGGACCAGGAAGAGGCGTTTCAGCTGGCGATCGACCAGCTCGAGGGCAGTTACGCGATCGCAGCGGTCTTCGAGGGGTCGGAGACGGTGTACGCTGCGCGGCAGGACTCGCCGCTGGTCGTCGGCCTCGGTGAGACCGGCACGTATCTCGCGAGCGACGTCCCCGCGTTCGTCGAGCACACGGATCGGGTCTGCTACCTCGAGGACGGCGACTTCGCTCGGCTCTCTTCCGACGGCGTAGCGGTCACCGACGCCGATGGACATCCCGTCGATCGGCCGACGGAAACGGTCGCGTGGGATCCCGAAGACGCGGAGAAGAGCGGCTACGACCACTACATGCTCAAGGAGATCCACGAGCAGCCAACCTCCCTGCGTCAGTGTCTCCGCGGCCGGATCGACGAACTCGAGGGGACGGTTCGACTCGAGGAACTCGACGACCTCGACCACACGGGGCCGATCCAGTTCGTCGCCTGTGGTACGTCGTACCACGCGGCGATGTTCGGCGCGGAGCGGCTCCGGACGGCCGGCGTGAGCGCACAGGCGTTCCTCGCCAGCGAGTACGCGAGCGATCGCGTCCCCGTCGACGAGTCCACGCTCGTGATCGGCGTTACCCAGAGCGGCGAGACCGCCGACACGTTGCGCGCCCTGCGCGAGGCCGACCGCGCCGGAGCGACGACGCTCGCGGTGACCAACACGGTCGGCAGTTCGGCCGCGCGGGAGTGCGACCACGTCCTCTACATCAGGGCCGGCCCCGAGATCGGGGTCGCCGCGACGAAGACGTTCGCGAGTCAGCAACTCGCGCTCGCCCTGCTCGCCTTCGACCTCGGCGCCGACCCGACGCGGGCGGAGCTCGAGGCCCTCCGGGACATCCCCGGCCAGGTCCAGACGGTCCTCGAGACGACGAACGCTCGGTCGGTGGCCGAAGCGTTCGTCGACGCGGACGCCTACTTCTTCATCGGCCGAGGGTACCACTATCCGGTCGCGCTCGAGGGAGCGCTGAAAATGAAGGAGATTACCTACCGCCACGCGGAGGGGTTCGCTGCCGGCGAACTGAAACACGGCCCGCTCGCGCTCGTGACCGAGAACACGCTGGTGTTCGCGATCGCTACCGGCGACGGCGAAACCGCGCGGAAGACGATCGGAAACGTCAAAGAGGTCGAAGCACGTGACGCCCCCGTCGTGGCGATCACCGACGGGGAATCCGACGCGACGCGATACGCCGATCACGTCCTCGAGATCCCCGCGATCGACGATCTCGGGGCGTCAGTACTCGCGAACGTCCAGTTGCAGCTGGTCGCTTACTGGGTCGCCAACCTGCTGGGCCGATCGATCGACAAGCCGCGGAACCTCGCCAAGAGCGTGACTGTCGAATGA
- the moaC gene encoding cyclic pyranopterin monophosphate synthase MoaC, protein MSEDDDASGADDLTHTTDEGDVQMVDVGDKPDSERRAVAAGEIRLQPSTIAAIRDDEVGKGDVLATARVGAIQAVKHTWETIPMCHQIPITNVDTDFSLGDARIELQVAVETTGKTGCEMEALEGVTTGLNVVWDMVKAIEKDDEGQYPDTGIENVRVLTKEKHRA, encoded by the coding sequence ATGAGTGAGGACGACGACGCGTCGGGAGCAGACGACCTCACGCACACGACGGACGAGGGCGACGTCCAGATGGTCGACGTCGGCGACAAGCCCGACAGCGAACGCCGCGCGGTCGCGGCCGGGGAGATCCGCCTCCAGCCGTCGACGATCGCAGCGATTCGAGACGACGAAGTCGGCAAGGGCGACGTGCTCGCGACCGCCCGCGTCGGCGCGATTCAGGCCGTCAAGCACACCTGGGAGACGATCCCGATGTGTCACCAGATCCCGATCACGAACGTCGACACCGACTTTTCGCTCGGTGACGCTCGGATCGAGCTACAGGTCGCGGTCGAAACCACCGGCAAGACGGGATGTGAAATGGAGGCCCTCGAGGGCGTCACCACCGGCCTGAACGTCGTCTGGGACATGGTCAAGGCGATCGAAAAGGACGACGAGGGGCAGTATCCCGACACCGGAATCGAGAACGTGCGGGTGCTTACGAAGGAGAAGCACCGGGCATGA
- a CDS encoding DNA-binding protein: MSSRKSVSKVVSVDEQAYEQDGVREEHLNIVDETPEFRATVEMEIQAKVDANHPDGIVDTSDDRIYGATLAQEERIRAREEELERISVQAAVGRQEGRVERTRAVVEQERRDQRTNKRADPREELERTEVGEINRQAQRLAEDVTGGYTRAVIAKRIASRVLEDAELFEAVMATKEEMQHEAGTIVPIGRLEEISRGEVSVDGRVIELWEPSSTAIQQVGLIEDETGRTKFTIWSKSRQTMVCKGERVRFRAAAKNWYNGRCSIALTRWSTIVFPERSQWWE; this comes from the coding sequence ATGTCTAGTAGGAAGTCGGTTAGCAAGGTCGTTTCGGTCGATGAACAAGCGTACGAACAAGATGGCGTTCGAGAAGAGCATCTGAATATCGTCGATGAGACTCCAGAGTTCCGGGCCACAGTGGAGATGGAGATTCAGGCAAAGGTAGATGCGAACCACCCAGACGGAATCGTCGATACGAGCGACGATCGGATCTATGGAGCGACTCTGGCCCAGGAAGAACGCATTCGAGCCAGAGAGGAGGAACTCGAGCGGATCAGTGTCCAGGCGGCAGTCGGTCGACAGGAGGGACGGGTGGAACGAACGAGAGCAGTAGTTGAACAGGAACGTCGCGACCAGCGGACGAACAAGCGAGCCGATCCTCGTGAGGAACTCGAGCGAACGGAGGTAGGAGAAATCAATCGGCAGGCACAGCGGTTAGCCGAAGACGTCACCGGTGGCTACACACGAGCGGTAATCGCGAAACGGATCGCAAGTCGAGTCCTCGAGGACGCAGAGCTGTTCGAGGCGGTGATGGCGACGAAAGAGGAAATGCAACACGAAGCAGGGACGATCGTGCCGATTGGGAGACTCGAGGAGATCAGCCGAGGAGAGGTCAGCGTGGACGGGCGCGTAATTGAGCTGTGGGAACCCTCGAGTACGGCTATCCAACAGGTGGGATTGATCGAAGACGAAACGGGACGAACGAAGTTTACGATCTGGTCGAAGAGTCGGCAGACGATGGTCTGTAAGGGCGAGCGGGTGCGGTTCAGGGCGGCCGCAAAGAACTGGTACAACGGACGATGTTCGATCGCACTGACTCGGTGGTCGACCATTGTATTCCCAGAGCGCAGTCAGTGGTGGGAGTAG
- a CDS encoding ATP-binding protein, whose translation MPTEKDATPIPEEPTTASLENSSSTTARDETSSDSSPQINDDTTGVLTDSQSHELRTYIEIRPSTNPLNATAVSQATSLLYESLRELSHSSVWSTLRTRTQKPIVEWLLVADGHSDASIRYLVGTTHDPFLSELEAILRTWFPDTYELRRVEWHPRQIEASRSIPTENERSSSSTVGDCETRTCREQPYVTGVEYRATAEVRRDWQTSLATFDEITDRSSQRRSDEDESKSRRVPIATLVETLCDSAVPIVYQVVCCPIGDQRADAEQYRYDLERSLVTPADRFFEFVFPKADEKPDPRHLSPSYRDRLADLETRDLRRTFCLSARAVAFADERDREHADAIVHSLASVFGHLSGPFHTVRGHVTTDSNLHTGTLPPGSRLFVAIRERTCPEPTYDSLETRLPWKTHESAGIVVSPEELPGFCLIDGVGLTPTGQRALGARQSERTGLPLPSPTDLERYTGTGQALCMPLTDDRQPYENSFVLPPSLQDRHLFVVGDTGSGKSVLTAGAMLSNLEATDGPEILFDYKGGGTAEEYLRAHYAEHGDLENVRYFDLTKLLPALSIFDIRSLLDAGLSREEARSRIAGHYEEILAGLMGEEQYYGATESTKAIRNHLRALFDPIHGSETVSHKDLYRALQRTLSDRTPPPTSDDRLTEYFAGLLERDRDVFNKVLGGAVARVEIIATDDRLAPLFDHVHTLPESDDRNENGDHETLEDSSPHFDFIDAINDDVVIIFDFGGMEERIKRALTLVLLSNLWTALKARSKSPEMAENPLLVNLYLEEAKDVVATQLVDTLLSQGRSFGLSLMLGVQFPSQLDSPDPSNHTYEEALNEIGTFIVGNVSIEDDLAKALATDTIPPKHVARRLAAIRHGEWLVRPAAEFGSPVPRPFLGRSLPAPDGHPVSETPLDDERSQAFETVFELTALETWKEFGLSHEIHPSRSDTAGGENGADDVDDDPREEILRVDSLLPHTRRLPDCVSYDESVHALCCGSCENRYDPTIEGMKRAIECCHTLTDVDSDDIPVCDVNLKLTPEERDVSEWSDRQLLFLQTVYNAQQLRYDPLEYALLQDSMIRLQEYVGIETDEIAPLLDADLLRHDTDHPHRLYSVSSEGRSAIGESYRKGVDYGHGVGDLDESSEHVFGIEVTRQYLEEAYAANPQSDVTEVIPYYELDDQHRLDLAGVSDDGEIIVTAEVERINHDIGRAVPDDFDKMAACDPEAAIWVVMKQADGHRLLSALNDPLEGDPRVEKTYAKTTPPQQFRIDTPGMTAVYPAEWLRDHSPEP comes from the coding sequence ATGCCGACAGAGAAAGACGCGACGCCGATACCTGAGGAACCGACGACTGCATCTCTCGAGAACTCGAGTTCGACTACTGCTAGAGACGAGACCAGCAGTGACTCGAGTCCACAGATCAATGACGACACGACTGGAGTTCTCACGGACTCACAATCCCACGAGTTACGGACGTACATCGAAATTCGACCGTCGACGAACCCCCTCAACGCCACGGCCGTTTCACAGGCAACGTCACTGCTGTACGAGAGTCTGCGAGAACTCTCACACTCAAGTGTCTGGTCGACACTGCGAACCAGAACCCAAAAACCGATCGTCGAGTGGCTACTCGTTGCTGACGGTCACTCAGACGCCAGCATTCGATATCTCGTCGGGACGACACACGACCCATTTCTCAGCGAGCTCGAGGCGATCCTTCGGACGTGGTTTCCGGACACGTACGAATTGCGGCGAGTCGAGTGGCATCCGCGTCAAATCGAAGCCTCGCGTTCGATACCCACGGAAAACGAGCGTTCGTCGTCATCGACTGTCGGCGATTGCGAGACACGGACGTGCCGAGAGCAACCGTACGTCACCGGTGTCGAGTATCGCGCTACTGCCGAAGTCCGCCGGGACTGGCAGACTTCGCTCGCAACGTTCGACGAGATCACTGATCGTTCCTCACAGCGACGGTCGGACGAAGACGAGTCGAAATCACGTCGCGTCCCGATCGCAACGCTCGTCGAAACGCTCTGCGATTCGGCCGTCCCCATCGTGTATCAGGTCGTCTGTTGCCCGATCGGCGATCAGCGGGCAGATGCGGAACAGTACCGATACGACCTCGAGCGCAGCCTCGTCACGCCCGCTGATCGTTTCTTCGAGTTCGTTTTCCCGAAAGCGGACGAGAAACCCGATCCGAGACATCTCTCCCCCTCCTACCGAGACCGCCTCGCCGATCTCGAGACGCGAGACCTCCGACGGACGTTCTGTCTCTCCGCTCGAGCGGTGGCGTTCGCAGATGAGCGCGATCGGGAGCACGCTGACGCGATCGTTCACAGTCTCGCGAGCGTATTCGGACATCTGAGCGGGCCGTTTCATACCGTTCGAGGGCACGTCACCACGGACAGCAACCTCCACACGGGCACGCTTCCACCTGGGAGCCGACTCTTCGTAGCGATCCGTGAGCGAACCTGTCCCGAACCGACGTACGACTCCCTCGAAACCCGCCTTCCGTGGAAGACACACGAGAGTGCTGGTATCGTCGTCTCGCCCGAGGAACTTCCCGGATTCTGTCTGATCGATGGCGTCGGTCTGACGCCGACCGGGCAACGAGCACTCGGCGCTCGACAATCCGAACGAACCGGGCTTCCACTGCCATCACCGACCGATCTCGAGCGATATACGGGGACTGGTCAAGCGCTCTGTATGCCCCTCACTGATGACCGCCAACCATACGAGAACTCGTTCGTCCTTCCGCCATCGCTTCAGGACAGACATCTCTTCGTCGTCGGCGATACGGGTTCGGGGAAATCCGTCCTCACGGCGGGAGCAATGCTTTCGAACCTCGAGGCGACGGACGGTCCGGAGATCCTCTTCGATTACAAGGGTGGTGGGACAGCCGAAGAATACCTCCGAGCACACTACGCAGAACACGGCGACCTCGAGAACGTCCGCTACTTCGACCTCACGAAACTATTGCCCGCACTCTCGATCTTCGATATCAGGTCACTACTCGACGCCGGCCTCTCACGCGAGGAAGCGCGATCGAGGATTGCGGGTCACTACGAGGAAATCCTCGCGGGATTGATGGGCGAAGAACAGTACTACGGGGCGACGGAATCGACGAAGGCGATCCGAAACCACCTTCGGGCATTGTTCGATCCGATTCACGGCTCTGAGACCGTCTCGCACAAAGACCTCTATCGAGCGCTTCAGCGCACGCTGAGTGATCGAACGCCACCGCCGACCTCGGATGACCGACTCACCGAATACTTCGCCGGATTGCTCGAGCGCGACCGAGACGTCTTCAACAAGGTCCTCGGCGGTGCCGTGGCTCGAGTCGAGATCATCGCGACCGACGATCGGCTGGCACCGTTATTCGATCACGTCCATACACTCCCAGAATCAGACGACCGCAACGAAAATGGTGACCACGAGACTCTCGAGGATTCGTCTCCGCACTTCGATTTCATCGATGCCATCAACGATGATGTGGTCATCATCTTCGATTTTGGCGGGATGGAAGAGCGAATCAAACGCGCGCTGACGCTCGTCCTCCTCTCGAATCTGTGGACGGCACTGAAAGCGCGATCAAAGAGCCCGGAAATGGCCGAAAACCCTCTCTTAGTCAATTTATATCTCGAGGAAGCGAAAGACGTCGTCGCAACGCAACTGGTCGATACGCTCCTCTCGCAGGGGCGATCGTTCGGCCTCTCCCTCATGCTTGGCGTTCAGTTTCCGAGCCAGCTCGATTCACCGGATCCGTCGAATCACACGTATGAGGAAGCCCTCAACGAGATTGGGACGTTCATCGTCGGCAACGTTAGCATCGAAGACGATCTCGCAAAGGCGCTCGCGACCGATACCATTCCGCCGAAGCACGTCGCCAGACGCCTCGCAGCCATTCGCCACGGCGAGTGGCTCGTCCGCCCTGCTGCGGAGTTCGGCTCACCCGTTCCACGGCCGTTTCTCGGACGATCACTGCCCGCACCTGACGGTCACCCAGTGAGTGAGACTCCTCTCGATGATGAGCGATCACAGGCTTTCGAAACCGTATTCGAACTCACTGCACTCGAGACGTGGAAAGAATTTGGACTCAGTCATGAAATCCATCCTTCCAGAAGCGACACAGCGGGCGGTGAGAACGGAGCAGATGACGTCGATGACGACCCTCGTGAGGAGATACTTCGAGTAGATTCCCTACTGCCACACACGAGGCGACTCCCCGATTGCGTGAGCTACGACGAATCGGTCCATGCCCTCTGCTGTGGATCGTGTGAAAATCGTTATGACCCGACTATCGAAGGCATGAAACGGGCGATCGAGTGCTGTCATACACTCACGGATGTCGATTCGGACGATATCCCCGTCTGTGATGTCAATCTCAAACTTACGCCCGAAGAGCGCGACGTCTCTGAGTGGAGCGATCGCCAACTACTCTTCTTACAGACGGTGTACAACGCTCAGCAGCTTCGATATGATCCTCTCGAGTACGCTCTCCTTCAGGACTCGATGATCAGACTCCAGGAGTACGTCGGGATTGAAACCGACGAGATTGCTCCACTACTTGACGCCGACCTCCTCAGACACGATACGGATCACCCACATCGGCTATACTCAGTCTCTTCGGAAGGCCGATCTGCAATCGGTGAAAGCTATCGCAAAGGTGTCGATTACGGCCACGGAGTCGGTGATCTCGACGAGTCCAGTGAACACGTCTTCGGGATTGAGGTCACTCGGCAGTATCTCGAAGAGGCGTATGCGGCGAATCCACAATCGGACGTCACCGAGGTTATTCCCTATTACGAACTCGACGATCAACACCGACTCGACCTCGCGGGTGTGAGTGATGATGGTGAGATTATCGTGACAGCCGAGGTCGAACGGATCAACCACGATATCGGACGTGCGGTGCCCGACGACTTCGATAAAATGGCTGCCTGTGACCCCGAGGCCGCAATCTGGGTCGTTATGAAACAGGCCGATGGACACAGACTGCTCTCGGCGCTCAACGACCCACTCGAGGGTGACCCACGGGTCGAGAAAACGTATGCAAAGACCACACCACCCCAACAGTTCCGGATCGACACGCCAGGGATGACGGCGGTCTATCCTGCAGAGTGGCTCCGGGATCACTCACCAGAGCCGTAA